A single Candidatus Thermoplasmatota archaeon DNA region contains:
- a CDS encoding 2-dehydropantoate 2-reductase: protein MNIVIFGAGALGSFFGGMLAKQHTVALLGREQHITMVRHHGLKISGKTRRMIHLEAVLSLKEVSFPPDLIIITVKSYDTFNAAQELSVHLNKECLLLTLQNGLGNIEVLTSYFPKQNILAGVTTQGVFYKKPGWVVHTGFGTTLIGDLSGETTDRVDELAKVFSESGIPTVVSNHIYSEIWKKAIINASINPLTAFLRCKNGYLLKNPIIENVVEHICLEAAAVAKAEQINVDFKELLVLTKQVLQKTKNNYSSMVQSIQRGKQTEINEINQKFVEYGRRHGIETPLNTFMVSLIKNTPDYLNIRKR from the coding sequence ATGAATATAGTTATTTTTGGTGCAGGTGCTCTTGGTTCATTTTTCGGAGGTATGCTTGCAAAACAACACACGGTTGCCTTACTTGGTAGAGAACAGCATATCACTATGGTTCGTCATCATGGTCTGAAGATTTCAGGAAAAACAAGAAGGATGATCCATCTTGAAGCGGTTCTATCTCTCAAAGAGGTCTCCTTTCCTCCTGATTTGATTATCATTACGGTTAAATCATATGACACATTTAATGCTGCGCAGGAGTTATCCGTACATCTGAACAAAGAATGTCTTCTTTTAACCCTTCAGAATGGTCTTGGCAATATTGAAGTGTTGACGTCGTATTTTCCTAAACAGAACATCCTTGCTGGTGTTACAACACAGGGAGTGTTCTATAAAAAACCAGGATGGGTTGTTCATACTGGTTTTGGCACAACACTTATCGGGGATCTTTCTGGAGAAACAACAGATCGAGTAGACGAGCTGGCGAAGGTATTCTCTGAATCAGGAATACCAACGGTCGTAAGTAATCATATTTATTCTGAGATTTGGAAGAAGGCAATTATCAATGCCAGTATTAATCCATTAACTGCTTTTCTAAGGTGTAAAAATGGGTATCTGCTGAAGAACCCGATTATTGAAAACGTTGTTGAACACATATGTCTTGAGGCAGCCGCTGTTGCCAAAGCTGAACAGATCAATGTTGATTTCAAGGAGCTGCTGGTTCTGACAAAACAAGTGCTTCAGAAAACAAAAAATAATTATTCATCTATGGTTCAGAGTATCCAACGGGGAAAACAAACCGAGATTAATGAGATAAACCAGAAATTTGTTGAGTATGGAAGACGACATGGGATTGAAACACCATTGAATACATTCATGGTATCTCTGATAAAGAACACTCCTGATTATTTAAATATTCGAAAACGATAG
- a CDS encoding D-glycerate dehydrogenase, producing MKIFITRQIPKEGLDLLKKYHTVTVNRSDRILTKNEIIRELKGKDGLLCLLTDQIDKEVLEANPQLKMIANYAAGYNNIDIKTATEKGIPVSNTPDVLTDATAEMAWALLFSVARRIVEGDTFTRAKKFKGWAPLLMLGQDISNKTLGVIGAGRIGTAFALKSKGFNMQVLYVDTQRNTILEQELSATKVSLPELLQNSDFISIHVPLVETTYHLIGKQELNMMKKNAILINTSRGPVVDEEALVDALKKNVIFGAGLDVYEHEPKIHIDLFKLTNVVLQPHSASATYTTRVRMAVMAAENMLAGLKGVRPPNCVNPEVFT from the coding sequence ATGAAAATTTTTATCACAAGACAGATACCGAAGGAGGGTTTAGATCTCCTGAAAAAATACCATACCGTTACGGTCAACCGCTCTGATAGAATACTTACAAAAAACGAAATCATCCGAGAACTCAAAGGCAAAGATGGTTTGCTCTGTTTGTTAACCGATCAAATTGACAAAGAGGTACTCGAAGCAAACCCACAGCTGAAAATGATAGCAAACTATGCTGCAGGCTATAACAATATTGATATCAAAACTGCAACAGAAAAGGGAATACCTGTGAGCAACACCCCTGATGTACTTACAGATGCAACCGCTGAAATGGCATGGGCGCTACTGTTTTCAGTTGCACGAAGAATTGTTGAAGGAGATACATTTACCCGTGCAAAAAAATTCAAAGGGTGGGCGCCGTTACTTATGCTGGGACAAGACATTTCAAACAAAACCCTTGGTGTAATTGGTGCTGGTCGCATTGGAACTGCTTTTGCCTTGAAAAGTAAAGGGTTCAACATGCAGGTACTCTATGTTGATACTCAAAGGAATACAATCCTTGAACAGGAACTTTCAGCAACAAAAGTATCCCTTCCTGAGTTATTACAAAACTCTGATTTTATCTCAATTCATGTACCACTCGTTGAAACCACATACCATCTCATTGGAAAACAAGAACTTAACATGATGAAGAAAAACGCTATACTCATTAATACTTCTCGAGGCCCTGTTGTTGACGAAGAAGCATTAGTTGATGCATTGAAAAAGAACGTTATTTTTGGTGCAGGTCTTGATGTATATGAACATGAACCAAAAATTCATATCGATCTATTTAAATTAACCAATGTTGTTCTTCAACCGCATTCAGCTTCGGCAACCTATACAACTCGTGTACGCATGGCAGTGATGGCAGCTGAAAATATGCTTGCTGGCTTAAAAGGGGTTCGTCCGCCAAACTGTGTAAATCCTGAAGTTTTTACATAG
- a CDS encoding MBL fold metallo-hydrolase → MLQIRWHGHACFEITNAITIVTDPHDGKSIGIPKPNVTADIVLVSHDHYDHNSVKTVMKDSTKIVTDPRKRTIDNVQIVGIEAFHDAAGGVKRGKINMYKFTYDDIQFCHLGDLGHELDARTVQQIGPVDILFIPVGGTYTLDADQAWTVVNMIKPKIVVPMHYKIEGLSLPIANVDTFLERDAYKILKVGNEIDIEQEDLPKEPEIWVFTL, encoded by the coding sequence TTGCTTCAAATACGATGGCATGGTCATGCCTGCTTTGAAATAACAAATGCGATCACAATTGTTACCGATCCCCATGACGGAAAATCTATCGGCATCCCAAAACCAAACGTAACTGCTGATATCGTATTAGTTTCTCATGATCATTACGATCATAATAGTGTTAAAACCGTTATGAAGGATTCTACAAAAATTGTTACTGATCCACGAAAAAGAACAATTGATAATGTACAGATTGTAGGCATTGAGGCATTCCATGATGCTGCGGGTGGGGTCAAACGCGGTAAAATCAACATGTACAAGTTTACTTATGATGATATACAGTTTTGTCATCTTGGTGATCTAGGTCATGAGCTTGACGCTAGAACAGTACAACAAATTGGACCTGTGGATATTCTTTTTATCCCTGTTGGTGGAACTTATACTCTTGATGCGGATCAAGCCTGGACTGTTGTCAATATGATCAAACCAAAAATTGTTGTCCCGATGCATTATAAAATCGAAGGATTGTCGTTACCTATTGCAAATGTTGATACGTTCCTTGAAAGAGATGCTTATAAAATCTTGAAAGTTGGCAACGAGATCGACATTGAACAAGAAGATCTCCCAAAAGAACCTGAAATCTGGGTGTTCACGCTGTAG
- the endA gene encoding tRNA-intron lyase has translation MPIHGILKNTNVLVTNPNDIGRLYQRSCFGVMNSSSQLKLDLLEALFLLGEKKIQIYQQNQAVSFDELISYAFRFIPDIETQYLIFKDLRSRGLMIRPDPTHQYHLLYQSTQNKKHIKAYISVFSERDSFQIATTQRQCTEAEKKHSELWYGIVDEEGDITYYTISKINPTGEITEQHYKKTQGILLTNRVLLFDQKAARDLHHQEFYGKPFESGLQLSLIEAIYLHHRGILDIQTEQQKKISSKRLMKQFTMLQPDLHLRLPVFIDLKQRGLIVKTGFKFGTHFRAYTKRPDATHAEYLILVVQNQFESNLSDISRAVRLAHSVHKEILFAVVQQDTIEYIRFGRLRP, from the coding sequence ATGCCGATTCATGGGATCCTCAAAAATACTAATGTTCTTGTAACAAATCCAAATGATATTGGAAGATTATACCAAAGAAGCTGTTTTGGAGTCATGAATTCATCCTCGCAGTTGAAACTTGATCTTCTTGAAGCACTTTTTCTACTTGGGGAAAAAAAAATACAAATTTATCAGCAAAACCAAGCAGTATCATTTGATGAACTTATCTCCTATGCTTTCCGGTTCATACCAGATATAGAAACCCAGTATCTCATTTTCAAAGATTTAAGAAGTAGAGGTTTGATGATCAGACCAGATCCAACACATCAGTATCACTTGCTCTATCAAAGTACTCAAAACAAAAAACACATTAAAGCATATATCTCTGTATTCTCTGAACGAGATTCTTTTCAAATTGCAACAACCCAACGCCAGTGTACAGAAGCAGAAAAAAAACATTCAGAACTATGGTATGGTATTGTCGATGAAGAAGGAGATATCACCTACTATACTATTTCAAAGATCAATCCAACTGGAGAAATAACGGAACAGCACTATAAAAAAACACAGGGCATTCTGCTTACCAACCGAGTTCTCCTTTTTGACCAAAAAGCTGCGAGAGATTTGCATCATCAGGAATTCTACGGTAAGCCATTTGAATCAGGATTGCAGCTGTCACTTATCGAAGCAATATATCTCCATCACCGCGGCATCCTCGATATCCAAACAGAACAACAGAAAAAAATCTCCTCAAAGCGTTTGATGAAGCAATTCACAATGCTGCAGCCTGACCTCCATCTTCGGCTCCCTGTTTTTATAGATTTGAAGCAACGGGGGCTTATTGTGAAAACAGGGTTCAAGTTTGGAACTCATTTCAGAGCATATACTAAACGACCTGATGCAACCCATGCTGAGTATCTCATCTTAGTTGTTCAAAATCAGTTTGAAAGCAACTTGTCTGATATCAGCAGAGCAGTTCGACTTGCGCATTCGGTTCATAAAGAAATTCTGTTTGCTGTTGTTCAACAAGATACTATTGAATATATTAGGTTTGGTCGTCTGCGGCCATAA
- a CDS encoding S16 family serine protease — MKLMKILILVLIFLLPNVGLNVSSMAFPAGDIHRGQISLEYRNVTVYAPAVAQTSQGYVGVISTITVTIQSHGNGRVFVDTLPLTQIDMQGSARLAVKVASTLVKNDHRCQVDPTTYDYFFVVRTSSPIIGGPSAGAVMTTAVVALLENWTLDSKTVMTGMINPDGSIGPIGGIIQKCDAAYSVGATRFLIPKGQNVYTETITETTQDGMWTQIRTRQVKRNVSDYAMTKYGIEVCEVEDINEAILYFTGWTFTTSESNQSISTKHYVESMQPLATQLLQDAKQAYRNASAAFNTTEIPNRFPYYYKNEITDYLNNAEQNLKESQQWYDQQCYYTSTSNSFQSLIDAQFVSYACRYFNTSKKDDFVQSLLTEVQSMFDTNSQQAKNAEIRGTISLQCVGAAQTRVSEAASYITKAQSSYSSQNHLTALYQISFARQRIESIHWWLGIGKPFNDTGEMSIEDVRNLAEEYIEDARQAVVYADVIVDEMGQTSSFISEAEQLLSSAEKNRDDGYIAAALFEALEALVKANLALETVDGSSQAKVDRAQEQASSSISESRKLGIEPVLAVSYYEYGQSLENESSYDLALVYYKYANLIAGAIRFTSTYSTQNSRYYGIPEPQEPFTNRLLYQNIEYAVFFLFVGGIGGLGIGLLIVGLILIRRSDQPQNQHPGQLNHADQDFTAYYRKQKSSDFPDRQIPRSIQDYFKKQK; from the coding sequence ATGAAGCTGATGAAAATCTTGATTCTTGTTCTCATTTTCCTTTTACCGAACGTAGGTTTGAACGTATCATCGATGGCGTTCCCTGCCGGTGATATCCATCGAGGGCAGATTTCTCTTGAATATCGAAATGTAACAGTGTATGCACCAGCAGTTGCGCAGACAAGTCAAGGATATGTTGGTGTTATTTCAACCATCACTGTTACCATCCAAAGTCATGGAAATGGCCGTGTCTTTGTAGATACCCTCCCATTAACACAAATTGATATGCAAGGATCTGCTCGACTTGCAGTTAAAGTTGCGTCAACACTCGTAAAAAACGATCATCGCTGCCAAGTCGACCCCACGACCTATGATTATTTTTTTGTTGTTCGGACCTCATCGCCGATTATTGGAGGTCCTTCTGCAGGAGCAGTCATGACCACAGCAGTCGTTGCACTACTTGAGAATTGGACACTGGATAGTAAAACGGTTATGACTGGAATGATTAATCCTGATGGGAGTATCGGCCCAATTGGAGGAATCATCCAAAAATGTGATGCCGCATATTCGGTGGGTGCAACACGTTTTCTCATACCAAAAGGTCAAAATGTGTATACTGAAACAATCACTGAGACAACTCAGGATGGAATGTGGACACAGATCAGAACACGACAGGTTAAGCGAAACGTCTCAGATTATGCAATGACAAAATACGGTATAGAAGTTTGTGAAGTTGAAGATATCAACGAAGCAATCCTGTATTTCACCGGATGGACGTTTACTACTTCAGAATCAAATCAAAGTATTTCAACAAAGCATTACGTTGAATCAATGCAGCCACTTGCAACACAACTCTTACAAGATGCAAAACAGGCATACCGGAATGCCAGTGCAGCGTTTAACACGACTGAAATACCAAATCGATTCCCATATTACTATAAAAACGAGATTACAGACTATCTCAACAATGCAGAACAAAACCTTAAAGAATCCCAGCAGTGGTACGATCAACAATGTTACTATACAAGTACCAGTAACTCTTTTCAATCACTTATCGACGCACAGTTTGTATCCTATGCTTGCAGGTATTTTAACACGTCAAAAAAAGATGATTTTGTTCAATCACTTCTTACTGAGGTTCAATCAATGTTTGATACGAATAGCCAACAAGCTAAAAACGCAGAGATACGAGGAACGATTTCATTACAATGTGTCGGGGCAGCACAAACCCGTGTTTCAGAGGCAGCATCATATATCACCAAAGCTCAATCGAGTTACTCATCACAAAACCATCTCACCGCATTATATCAAATTTCATTTGCACGGCAACGCATCGAGAGTATCCACTGGTGGCTTGGCATCGGAAAACCGTTCAATGATACTGGAGAAATGAGCATTGAGGATGTTCGAAATCTTGCTGAGGAGTACATCGAAGATGCTCGACAAGCAGTTGTCTATGCAGATGTTATTGTTGATGAAATGGGACAAACCTCTTCGTTTATTTCAGAAGCTGAACAACTGCTTTCATCTGCTGAAAAAAATCGAGATGATGGATATATTGCAGCAGCACTGTTCGAAGCGTTAGAAGCACTGGTGAAAGCGAATCTTGCGCTAGAAACTGTTGATGGCTCAAGTCAAGCAAAGGTTGATCGTGCTCAGGAACAAGCAAGTTCAAGCATTAGCGAAAGCAGAAAACTTGGAATCGAACCAGTACTCGCAGTAAGCTACTATGAATATGGTCAAAGTCTAGAAAATGAATCATCATATGATCTTGCCCTTGTCTATTATAAATATGCAAATCTTATCGCAGGAGCAATCCGTTTTACCAGCACCTACAGCACTCAAAATTCTCGGTACTATGGTATTCCTGAACCCCAGGAACCTTTTACGAATCGACTGCTCTATCAGAATATTGAATATGCAGTATTCTTTCTTTTTGTTGGAGGGATTGGAGGACTTGGTATTGGGTTATTAATCGTTGGTTTAATCTTAATTCGACGATCAGACCAACCTCAAAATCAACATCCTGGTCAATTAAACCATGCAGACCAAGATTTCACTGCGTATTACCGAAAACAAAAAAGCAGTGATTTTCCTGATCGTCAAATCCCCCGCAGCATCCAAGATTATTTTAAGAAACAAAAATAA
- a CDS encoding pyruvate/oxaloacetate carboxyltransferase, whose translation MVQLHELVLRDGHQSLLATRMRTEDMLPIADKLDQVGFFSVEVWGGATFDVCIRYLNEDPWIRLQKLKKAMPNTPLQMLERAMNIVAYWNFPDDVVNKFIYFAKKNGVDYFRIFDALNDLRNMEIPMKAVKENGGHVQACLSYTISPVHTVDYFVEKFEKLQKMGADSLCIKDMAGMISPKRAYDIIKGVKDAGIKLPMDLHSHYTSGMTGMAYQRALEAGADILDTSMSPISGGTAAPATESVVAALQGTEWDTKYDLELLIEIRNYFLKVWEKYRHLHRFDALKVDPSVTLHQVPGGMLSNLIFQLEEQGARDKYREILLETARVREELGYPPLVTPTSQVVGVQAVMNVLHGRYKVVTNETKDYCRGMYGKPPADIKPDIMKKVLGPKWKDEVIDCRPSDLLKPLWHQRKKELQEIDGGSLIKKEEDILTYILYPQVGLKFLKGEARAEFTSDALPLPIDHPLTRSMVKQSFPEYKQIWLEIEPPEKRSGPAQIPTEFTVEVDGEPFEVKVIPTGGFMVAGAGESTVCSKPKDVEGGVKTSMQGTILKVKVKKGDKVKKGDVIATIEAMKMEQEIKSEVDGEVKEIFIKEGTGVACGDLLMQIL comes from the coding sequence ATGGTTCAACTACACGAACTTGTTTTACGAGATGGACATCAATCACTACTGGCGACACGGATGCGAACAGAAGATATGTTACCAATTGCCGATAAATTAGATCAGGTCGGTTTTTTCTCGGTAGAAGTGTGGGGTGGTGCAACATTTGATGTTTGTATTCGATATTTGAATGAAGATCCATGGATTCGCCTTCAAAAGTTAAAAAAAGCCATGCCAAACACGCCTTTGCAGATGCTTGAACGAGCTATGAACATTGTTGCCTATTGGAATTTTCCTGACGATGTTGTAAATAAATTTATTTACTTTGCAAAGAAAAATGGCGTTGATTATTTCAGGATTTTTGATGCATTGAACGACCTACGAAATATGGAAATACCGATGAAAGCAGTCAAAGAAAACGGAGGTCATGTTCAAGCCTGTCTTAGTTATACAATTTCACCAGTACATACCGTTGATTATTTTGTTGAAAAATTTGAAAAACTGCAGAAAATGGGTGCTGATTCATTATGCATTAAAGACATGGCAGGGATGATATCTCCAAAACGAGCCTATGATATCATCAAGGGGGTGAAAGATGCAGGTATTAAACTACCCATGGATTTACATTCCCATTATACAAGTGGTATGACGGGGATGGCATATCAACGTGCTCTTGAAGCAGGTGCAGATATTCTTGATACGTCGATGTCACCGATTTCAGGAGGAACTGCTGCCCCTGCAACCGAAAGTGTCGTTGCTGCACTACAAGGAACTGAATGGGATACGAAGTATGATTTAGAACTCCTCATTGAAATTCGGAATTATTTCTTAAAAGTATGGGAGAAATACCGACATTTACATCGGTTTGATGCGTTAAAAGTCGATCCCAGTGTAACCCTTCATCAAGTTCCTGGGGGGATGTTGTCAAATTTAATCTTTCAATTAGAAGAGCAAGGAGCTCGTGATAAATATCGTGAGATACTCTTGGAGACCGCACGGGTTCGAGAAGAACTTGGATATCCTCCATTGGTTACTCCAACAAGTCAGGTTGTTGGCGTTCAAGCGGTGATGAATGTACTGCATGGTCGATATAAAGTTGTGACCAATGAGACGAAGGATTATTGTCGTGGGATGTATGGAAAACCACCTGCTGATATCAAACCAGACATTATGAAAAAGGTTCTTGGGCCGAAATGGAAAGATGAAGTTATAGATTGCCGTCCGTCTGATCTGTTGAAACCCCTGTGGCATCAGCGGAAAAAAGAACTTCAAGAAATCGATGGAGGATCATTGATCAAAAAAGAAGAAGACATTCTGACGTATATCTTGTATCCTCAAGTTGGATTGAAGTTTTTAAAAGGAGAAGCGCGTGCTGAGTTTACCTCAGATGCATTGCCGCTACCGATTGATCATCCATTAACCCGATCAATGGTGAAACAATCATTTCCTGAATATAAACAGATTTGGCTTGAAATTGAACCACCTGAAAAACGTTCTGGTCCTGCTCAGATCCCAACGGAGTTTACTGTTGAGGTTGACGGAGAGCCATTTGAGGTGAAAGTCATACCCACGGGCGGTTTCATGGTTGCCGGAGCTGGAGAGAGCACCGTATGTTCAAAACCCAAAGATGTTGAGGGTGGCGTGAAAACTTCGATGCAAGGAACGATTTTGAAAGTCAAAGTCAAAAAAGGAGATAAAGTCAAAAAAGGTGATGTCATCGCAACGATTGAAGCTATGAAAATGGAACAAGAGATCAAATCAGAGGTCGACGGTGAAGTTAAAGAAATCTTCATCAAAGAGGGCACTGGTGTCGCCTGTGGTGATCTCCTGATGCAGATCCTTTAA
- a CDS encoding acetyl-CoA carboxylase biotin carboxylase subunit — translation MLNKVLIANRGEIAIRIMRACKEFGIATVAVYSDADQSALFVKYADEKYHIGPGPASQSYLNKDKIIDVALKSGAEGIHPGYGFLAENAEFAELCKKNGIEFIGPPVSAMKLMGSKIDSKKSMIKAGVSVVPGVVEAISDHERAKDIAHEIGYPIMLKASAGGGGIGIQKVDNEQQMEKALATVRQLAKNSFGDDSVFIEKFIEDPRHIEYQVIGDKKGHLIHCYERECSVQRRHQKLIEETPSCALTPELREEIGRQAVLAAKTAGYYNAGTCEFMFKDGRFFFLEMNTRLQVEHPITEMTTGVDLAREQLRIASGFELEYDQEDIHPRGHAIECRINAEDPLNNFMPAPGKIVRYAEPSGPGIRVDAGVYQGFTIPPFYDSMIAKLIVWAEDRSRAIARVKRALWEYQIGGVRNNIPFHQVVMNHPKFVSGEYNTSFIPRYNILEQVVQHVQTMKAQSQTPRTAAAMAAVQAVLLAANQGSGQKKS, via the coding sequence ATGTTGAACAAAGTGCTCATTGCTAATCGCGGTGAAATCGCGATTCGTATCATGCGTGCCTGTAAGGAATTCGGGATTGCAACAGTTGCTGTGTATTCAGATGCTGATCAATCAGCATTATTTGTTAAATATGCTGACGAAAAATATCACATTGGTCCTGGTCCTGCAAGTCAAAGCTATCTTAACAAGGATAAAATCATCGATGTTGCCTTGAAATCAGGTGCTGAGGGGATCCATCCAGGATATGGTTTTCTTGCTGAGAATGCTGAGTTTGCTGAACTCTGCAAAAAAAACGGCATTGAATTTATCGGACCGCCGGTTTCTGCAATGAAACTCATGGGGTCAAAGATTGATTCAAAGAAATCCATGATTAAAGCAGGTGTTTCTGTGGTTCCTGGCGTTGTTGAAGCGATTTCTGATCATGAACGAGCAAAAGATATTGCCCATGAAATTGGATATCCAATCATGCTGAAGGCATCTGCAGGTGGTGGTGGTATTGGTATTCAAAAAGTTGACAATGAGCAACAGATGGAGAAAGCGCTTGCAACGGTTCGTCAGCTCGCAAAAAATTCTTTTGGCGATGATTCTGTTTTTATTGAAAAATTCATTGAAGACCCACGACATATTGAATACCAAGTTATCGGCGACAAGAAAGGTCATTTAATCCATTGTTACGAACGTGAATGTAGTGTGCAACGTCGCCATCAGAAACTGATTGAGGAAACACCCTCCTGTGCATTAACACCAGAACTCCGAGAGGAAATCGGCAGGCAGGCGGTACTTGCAGCAAAAACCGCTGGTTATTATAATGCAGGTACCTGCGAGTTTATGTTTAAAGATGGACGGTTTTTCTTCCTTGAAATGAACACGCGACTGCAGGTTGAACATCCAATTACTGAAATGACTACAGGAGTTGATCTTGCTCGGGAACAACTTCGGATTGCATCAGGTTTTGAACTTGAATACGATCAAGAAGATATTCATCCAAGAGGTCATGCGATTGAATGTCGAATTAACGCAGAAGACCCGCTAAACAATTTTATGCCTGCACCTGGTAAAATCGTTCGATATGCTGAACCAAGTGGCCCAGGGATTCGTGTTGATGCAGGTGTATATCAAGGGTTTACAATTCCTCCGTTCTATGATTCAATGATTGCAAAACTGATTGTCTGGGCTGAAGATCGATCACGTGCAATTGCTCGTGTGAAACGTGCATTGTGGGAATATCAAATCGGTGGAGTGCGAAACAACATTCCATTTCATCAGGTGGTGATGAACCATCCCAAGTTTGTCTCGGGAGAATATAATACAAGTTTTATCCCACGATATAATATTCTCGAACAGGTAGTCCAGCATGTCCAGACGATGAAAGCTCAATCTCAGACGCCAAGGACAGCTGCAGCAATGGCTGCTGTGCAAGCAGTACTTCTTGCTGCAAACCAAGGATCTGGTCAGAAAAAATCTTAA
- a CDS encoding biotin--[acetyl-CoA-carboxylase] ligase codes for MNNVGDSTELEFRKKASEFPKGFFHQLIFLPVVSSTNVFLKEGLKRRTLPMGTVVVAAEQTHGRGRFDRVWFSPKGGLYCSLSLRPKTAVKNTSLIPLFTALAVVKTLLKFQIHSLIKWPNDVHIHGRKIAGILLESEVENNAVNYVIVGVGINVNISTFPDTLKVPATSLLQQLQKPVSLVSVFSEFIECFHHYYTLFLQEKYNEILYEWKLNSDTIGKHLVVRSGALEIDGVAVDVDDFGFLLVQTPDGIMKVSSGDCEYLDGL; via the coding sequence ATGAATAACGTTGGAGATTCTACAGAACTTGAATTTAGAAAAAAAGCAAGCGAGTTTCCCAAAGGTTTTTTTCATCAATTGATTTTTTTACCTGTGGTTTCATCGACCAATGTCTTTTTGAAAGAAGGACTCAAACGACGTACTCTTCCTATGGGGACCGTCGTAGTTGCCGCAGAGCAGACGCACGGTCGTGGTCGTTTTGATCGTGTATGGTTCTCCCCAAAAGGTGGTTTATATTGTTCTTTATCGTTACGTCCAAAAACAGCAGTCAAAAATACCTCTTTGATCCCGTTATTTACCGCGCTTGCTGTCGTAAAGACGCTTCTCAAGTTTCAGATTCACTCATTGATTAAATGGCCAAACGATGTGCATATCCATGGCAGAAAAATCGCAGGCATTCTTCTCGAATCTGAAGTTGAAAATAATGCGGTGAATTATGTGATAGTCGGCGTTGGAATAAACGTTAATATTTCAACGTTTCCTGATACCTTAAAGGTGCCTGCAACGTCGTTATTGCAGCAGCTTCAGAAGCCAGTTTCTCTCGTTTCCGTGTTCTCAGAATTTATCGAGTGTTTTCATCACTATTATACTCTTTTTCTTCAGGAGAAATATAACGAAATTCTTTATGAATGGAAGCTGAATTCTGATACGATCGGAAAACATCTTGTAGTTCGTTCCGGTGCTCTTGAGATCGATGGTGTCGCTGTTGATGTGGATGACTTTGGTTTTCTCCTGGTTCAAACACCTGATGGAATTATGAAGGTTTCAAGTGGTGATTGTGAGTATCTTGATGGTCTATAG
- a CDS encoding cupin domain-containing protein, which yields MEQKVILLKKGEEQSKTHKPGRLYRLMVKSNNMEAIIAELDPQAESRWFQHTGEEFHLVLEGEMEYMVGDHTYKLTKGDLLYHDSSLKHKARNNGREKVVYITVGVPPTFMWSML from the coding sequence ATGGAACAAAAAGTTATTCTTTTGAAGAAAGGAGAAGAACAAAGTAAAACACATAAACCAGGGCGACTGTATCGTCTTATGGTGAAATCAAACAACATGGAGGCGATTATTGCTGAACTTGACCCGCAGGCAGAATCACGCTGGTTCCAGCATACCGGCGAGGAATTTCATCTCGTCCTCGAAGGAGAAATGGAATACATGGTGGGAGATCATACCTACAAATTAACCAAAGGAGACCTGTTGTATCATGATTCCAGCCTCAAACATAAAGCTCGAAACAACGGTAGAGAAAAAGTAGTGTACATAACAGTTGGAGTACCACCTACCTTCATGTGGAGTATGCTATAG
- a CDS encoding carboxypeptidase-like regulatory domain-containing protein — protein sequence MNKILLLGSIALVGISAFSLLVGAHTMWQKTSDLLGGYETITFTIYEGEGCGCVPIYNATVSAVGRTTSHSTAGSTDDDGQCILALEYDETYRIHINADGFHTVLFDVNIVDDQMFSFHLEKTDDAISLRSILLQHLVQRIPLMKRFIPQ from the coding sequence ATGAATAAAATATTATTGCTTGGAAGTATAGCTCTTGTGGGAATATCAGCGTTTTCGTTACTCGTCGGTGCGCATACCATGTGGCAGAAAACAAGTGATCTTCTTGGTGGCTATGAAACGATTACGTTTACCATCTATGAAGGCGAAGGTTGTGGATGTGTTCCGATTTATAATGCTACCGTTTCAGCGGTTGGCAGAACAACCTCTCATAGCACGGCAGGCAGTACGGATGATGATGGTCAATGTATCCTTGCATTAGAATACGACGAAACGTATCGAATTCATATTAATGCTGACGGTTTTCATACCGTGCTGTTTGATGTTAATATTGTAGATGATCAGATGTTTTCATTTCATCTTGAAAAAACCGATGATGCTATATCACTCCGATCCATACTTCTGCAGCATCTCGTCCAGAGGATACCATTGATGAAAAGATTTATTCCTCAATGA